From Methylopila sp. M107, a single genomic window includes:
- a CDS encoding efflux transporter outer membrane subunit, with product MRGTTGLRLAAVAISTLGLTACAEKWDRPALGIDAPGRWKDVRDPKAKWPEAQWWRGFGSAELTRLMAEAEAANQDIGAAKARIEQADAQVRINGASLIPLIDGTAQATGTPNARTDKLQGQYQAGLNVSYELDFWGKNRATLRAARATAISARFDEEVVALTTTTSVANTYFALMSAQERLAIARGNVSSAQTILNAIQARVDVGTASALDRAQQRAVLDQQRAAIPPIEQEIRTNETAIALLLGRPPVRVDIKGGRLTSLKVPKVAPGMPAALLARRPDVREAEANLESTDADITAARAAFLPSIDLTAQGGFESTALRSLISSGSFAYQLAAGATQPILDQSLPGNLDLAKGNYRENLFAYRKAATQSFVDVENALIGVRKTAEQVRLQEAAVKSAREAYDIAQAQMKEGAIDIVTVLNTQQTLFDAQDALATGRLSRFQALVSMFEALGGGWAAGGRPAGGEPLPAFNVPKVAAR from the coding sequence GTGCGGGGGACGACTGGGCTGCGGCTCGCCGCTGTGGCGATCTCCACGCTCGGCCTCACGGCCTGCGCGGAAAAATGGGATCGGCCTGCGCTCGGGATTGACGCGCCCGGTCGCTGGAAAGACGTGCGCGATCCCAAGGCCAAATGGCCGGAGGCGCAATGGTGGCGCGGCTTCGGCTCGGCCGAGCTGACGCGCCTGATGGCCGAGGCGGAAGCCGCCAACCAGGACATCGGCGCGGCCAAGGCCCGGATCGAGCAGGCCGACGCGCAGGTCCGCATCAACGGCGCGTCGCTGATCCCGCTGATCGACGGCACTGCGCAGGCGACGGGTACGCCCAACGCGCGCACCGATAAGCTTCAAGGCCAGTATCAGGCCGGGCTCAACGTCTCCTACGAACTCGATTTCTGGGGCAAGAACCGCGCGACCCTGCGCGCGGCGCGCGCGACCGCCATCTCGGCCCGCTTCGACGAGGAGGTGGTCGCGCTAACGACCACCACCAGCGTCGCCAACACCTATTTCGCTCTGATGTCCGCGCAGGAGCGGCTCGCGATCGCACGCGGCAACGTCAGCTCGGCGCAGACCATCCTCAACGCCATCCAGGCCCGGGTCGACGTCGGCACGGCTTCGGCGCTCGACCGCGCGCAGCAGCGCGCCGTGCTCGACCAGCAGCGCGCCGCGATCCCGCCGATCGAGCAGGAGATCCGCACCAACGAGACCGCGATCGCCCTGCTGCTGGGCCGGCCGCCGGTGCGGGTCGACATCAAGGGCGGGCGGCTGACGAGCCTGAAGGTTCCGAAGGTAGCGCCCGGCATGCCAGCGGCTCTGCTCGCCCGGCGGCCGGACGTGCGTGAGGCGGAGGCCAATCTCGAATCGACCGACGCCGACATCACCGCCGCGCGCGCCGCCTTCCTGCCGTCGATCGACCTGACCGCGCAGGGCGGCTTCGAGAGCACGGCGCTGCGCTCGCTCATTTCGAGCGGCAGCTTCGCCTACCAGCTCGCGGCCGGCGCGACGCAGCCGATCCTGGATCAGTCGCTGCCCGGCAATCTCGACCTCGCCAAGGGCAACTACCGCGAAAACCTGTTCGCCTATCGCAAGGCCGCGACGCAGTCCTTCGTCGACGTCGAGAACGCGCTGATCGGGGTCCGCAAGACCGCCGAGCAGGTCCGACTGCAGGAGGCCGCGGTGAAGAGCGCACGCGAGGCCTATGACATCGCGCAGGCCCAGATGAAGGAGGGCGCGATCGACATCGTGACCGTGCTCAACACCCAGCAGACCCTGTTCGACGCGCAGGACGCGCTGGCGACCGGGCGGCTCTCGCGCTTCCAGGCGCTGGTCTCGATGTTCGAGGCGCTCGGCGGCGGCTGGGCGGCAGGCGGCAGGCCCGCCGGCGGCGAGCCCCTGCCCGCCTTCAACGTGCCAAAGGTCGCCGCCCGATGA
- a CDS encoding hydantoinase/oxoprolinase family protein, whose amino-acid sequence MTRAILGWDVGGAHLKAARLGEDGRLEAARIAPCALWKGLDQLDAALDALAEPGCASAVTMTGELVDLFPDRAAGVAALVERLSTRLGGDTAFYAGGAGFLASDLVSAQWRDVASANWRATAEALALEGDGLLVDVGSTTSDIVPFLSGHVSALGATDAGRMACDELVYLGVARTPVMAIAPRVPFGGGWIAPMAEHFATSADVFRLTGELPDGADLHAAADGGPKTVEASARRLLRMVGVDLSEGSRADARALASWLSEAVLRRLADAVALVLSRDGAAGAPTIYGAGVGRFLAAAVARRLGLMYRDVGEVWSDDPALAAAAANAAPAVAVARLFAARQG is encoded by the coding sequence GTGACGCGTGCCATCCTCGGCTGGGACGTCGGCGGCGCGCATCTGAAGGCCGCGCGGTTGGGCGAAGACGGCCGGCTCGAAGCCGCGCGCATCGCGCCCTGCGCTCTCTGGAAGGGCCTCGACCAGCTCGACGCCGCGCTTGACGCGCTCGCCGAACCCGGCTGTGCGTCCGCCGTCACCATGACGGGCGAACTGGTCGACCTCTTCCCCGACCGCGCCGCCGGCGTCGCCGCGCTCGTCGAACGGCTTTCGACGAGGCTCGGCGGCGACACGGCCTTTTACGCCGGCGGCGCTGGCTTCCTGGCCTCGGACTTGGTTTCCGCGCAATGGCGCGACGTCGCCTCGGCGAACTGGCGCGCGACCGCGGAGGCGCTGGCTCTGGAGGGCGACGGCCTGTTGGTCGACGTCGGTTCGACGACGAGCGACATCGTCCCGTTTCTCTCCGGCCACGTGAGCGCGCTCGGCGCGACGGACGCGGGACGGATGGCCTGCGACGAACTCGTCTATCTCGGCGTCGCCCGGACGCCCGTGATGGCGATCGCCCCGCGGGTTCCGTTCGGCGGCGGCTGGATCGCCCCGATGGCCGAACACTTCGCGACCAGCGCGGACGTCTTCCGCCTGACCGGCGAACTGCCGGACGGCGCCGACCTGCACGCGGCGGCCGACGGCGGGCCGAAGACCGTGGAGGCGAGCGCGCGCCGCCTGCTCAGAATGGTCGGCGTGGATCTTTCCGAGGGAAGCCGGGCCGACGCGCGCGCCCTCGCCTCATGGCTATCCGAAGCGGTGTTGCGGCGGCTCGCCGACGCCGTCGCGCTGGTGCTGTCCCGCGACGGCGCGGCCGGCGCCCCGACGATATACGGAGCCGGCGTCGGACGTTTTCTGGCCGCCGCAGTGGCGCGCAGGCTCGGGCTCATGTATCGCGACGTCGGCGAGGTCTGGTCGGACGATCCGGCGCTTGCGGCGGCCGCAGCGAACGCGGCGCCGGCCGTGGCCGTCGCCCGACTGTTCGCGGCGCGTCAGGGCTGA
- the rpe gene encoding ribulose-phosphate 3-epimerase: MPTAPARPAVIAPSILSADFSRLGEETRDVVAAGADWVHLDVMDGHFVPNITFGPEVVKKLRRWTDALFDCHLMIAPADPYLEAFAKAGCDRLTVHAEAGPHLDRSLQLVKSLGKQAGVAINPSTHESAIEYVLDKIDLVVVMTVNPGFGGQSFISEMLPKIASIREMIGDRPIRIEVDGGVTPETAALCAAAGADAFVAGNAVFKDGPDAYARHIAAIRASADAALSGLAA, from the coding sequence ATGCCGACCGCCCCCGCCCGCCCCGCCGTCATCGCCCCGTCGATCCTGTCGGCCGATTTCTCCCGGCTCGGCGAAGAGACCCGCGATGTGGTGGCGGCCGGCGCCGACTGGGTCCATCTCGACGTCATGGACGGCCATTTCGTGCCGAACATCACCTTTGGACCGGAGGTCGTGAAGAAGCTCCGGCGCTGGACCGACGCCCTGTTCGACTGCCACCTGATGATCGCGCCGGCGGACCCCTATCTCGAAGCCTTCGCCAAGGCCGGCTGCGACCGGCTGACGGTGCACGCGGAAGCCGGCCCCCATCTCGACCGCTCGCTCCAGCTCGTGAAGTCGCTCGGCAAGCAGGCGGGCGTCGCGATCAACCCCTCGACCCATGAGTCCGCGATCGAATACGTGCTCGACAAGATCGACCTCGTCGTCGTCATGACGGTCAATCCTGGTTTCGGCGGCCAGTCGTTCATTTCCGAGATGCTGCCGAAGATCGCGAGCATCCGCGAGATGATCGGCGACCGGCCGATCCGCATCGAGGTCGACGGCGGCGTGACGCCCGAGACCGCGGCGCTCTGCGCCGCGGCGGGCGCGGACGCCTTCGTCGCCGGCAATGCGGTGTTCAAGGACGGGCCCGACGCCTACGCCCGGCACATCGCGGCGATCAGGGCGTCGGCCGACGCCGCGCTTTCGGGCCTCGCCGCCTGA
- a CDS encoding LysR family transcriptional regulator: protein MSEDLIRSLTIKQLRALAAVADSGAVSAAARRLGVTPPAVTMQVQLLEAATALPLLDRSGDKFRPTDAGREVVEAVTRIESAIRDCVAALEAMKGLEGGRVAVAIVSTAKYFAPMALGAFARAHPKVELALVVGNRMEVLNHLRGDQVDVAIMGRPPEDIETVRTVIGDHPHIVVAPPDHPLVGQTLAPQALSGHTFLMREQGSGTRALMERLFAEEGVLPKIGMEIGSNETIKQAVIAGLGLAFLSAHTVAAEIADGRLTQLDVERLPIMRQWHVVRRAGKRLTPPAAAMSSFLSERGAEFLPRIEKKSGTVSTS from the coding sequence ATGTCTGAAGACCTGATCCGCTCCCTGACCATCAAGCAGCTGCGCGCGCTCGCCGCCGTCGCGGACAGCGGGGCGGTGAGCGCGGCCGCGCGCAGGCTCGGCGTCACGCCGCCCGCCGTGACCATGCAGGTGCAACTGCTCGAAGCCGCGACGGCGCTGCCCTTGCTCGACCGCTCCGGCGACAAGTTCCGCCCGACGGACGCCGGCCGCGAGGTCGTCGAGGCCGTCACGCGCATCGAATCGGCGATCCGCGACTGCGTCGCGGCGCTGGAGGCCATGAAGGGCCTCGAGGGCGGCCGGGTCGCGGTCGCGATCGTCTCGACGGCCAAGTATTTCGCTCCGATGGCGCTCGGGGCGTTCGCCCGCGCCCACCCCAAGGTCGAGCTCGCGCTCGTGGTCGGGAACCGCATGGAGGTGCTGAACCACCTGCGGGGCGACCAGGTGGACGTCGCCATCATGGGCCGCCCGCCGGAGGACATCGAGACGGTGCGGACAGTGATCGGCGATCACCCGCACATCGTCGTCGCGCCGCCGGACCACCCGTTGGTCGGCCAGACGCTCGCGCCGCAGGCATTGTCCGGCCACACCTTCCTCATGCGCGAGCAGGGGTCCGGCACCCGCGCTTTGATGGAACGGCTGTTCGCCGAAGAAGGGGTCCTCCCGAAGATCGGCATGGAGATCGGCTCCAACGAGACGATCAAGCAGGCGGTGATCGCGGGCCTCGGCCTGGCGTTCCTCTCCGCCCACACCGTCGCGGCCGAAATCGCGGACGGCCGCCTCACGCAGCTCGACGTCGAGCGCCTGCCGATCATGCGGCAATGGCATGTCGTGCGCCGCGCCGGGAAGCGGCTGACGCCGCCTGCGGCCGCGATGAGTTCCTTCCTCTCCGAGCGCGGCGCGGAGTTCCTGCCGCGCATCGAGAAGAAATCCGGAACCGTATCGACATCCTGA
- a CDS encoding phosphoribulokinase: MSIRHPIISVTGSSGSGTTSVRTTFEQIFRREKIKAAFIEGDAFHRFDREGMRRHAEEEQQAGNHHFSHFGHDGNLLEELEEVFRSYSETGAGKTRHYVHDLAASQQFGLPMGAFTDWEDLPSATDILFYEGLHGAVIGDGLNIAQYADLKIGVVPVINLEWIQKIHRDKNDRGYSTDDVTKTILRRMPDYVKYICPQFTSTDVNFQRIPTVDTSNPFIARTIPSAEESMVVIRFRDPHGIDFPYLLSMISWSFMSRANSIVIPGGKLDLAMQLILTPMILNLVERRRHAA; the protein is encoded by the coding sequence ATGTCGATCCGCCACCCGATCATCTCGGTCACCGGCTCGTCCGGCTCCGGCACGACGTCGGTGCGCACCACCTTCGAGCAGATTTTTCGGCGCGAGAAGATCAAGGCGGCCTTCATCGAGGGCGACGCGTTCCATCGCTTCGACCGGGAGGGGATGCGCCGCCACGCCGAGGAGGAGCAGCAGGCCGGCAACCACCACTTCTCGCATTTCGGCCATGACGGGAACCTGCTCGAGGAGCTCGAGGAGGTTTTCCGCTCCTATTCCGAGACCGGCGCGGGCAAGACCCGGCACTACGTCCACGATCTCGCGGCCTCCCAGCAGTTCGGCCTGCCGATGGGCGCCTTCACGGACTGGGAGGACCTGCCTTCCGCGACCGACATCCTGTTCTACGAGGGCCTGCACGGCGCGGTCATCGGCGACGGGCTGAACATCGCCCAATACGCCGACCTCAAGATCGGCGTCGTGCCGGTCATCAACCTCGAATGGATCCAGAAGATTCATCGCGACAAGAACGACCGCGGCTACTCGACCGACGACGTCACCAAGACGATCCTGCGGCGGATGCCGGACTACGTGAAATACATCTGCCCGCAGTTCACCAGCACCGACGTCAACTTCCAGCGCATCCCGACGGTCGACACCTCGAACCCGTTCATTGCCCGCACCATTCCCTCGGCCGAGGAATCGATGGTGGTGATCCGCTTCCGCGACCCGCACGGCATCGATTTTCCGTATCTGCTGTCGATGATCTCCTGGAGCTTCATGTCCCGGGCGAACTCGATCGTGATCCCCGGAGGAAAGCTCGACCTCGCCATGCAGCTGATCCTGACGCCGATGATCCTGAACCTGGTGGAGCGCCGGCGACACGCGGCGTAG
- a CDS encoding response regulator, with the protein MRILIVEDEPVIALEIEAIVLDRLPDAEISIATSVKAAFEVIDDTVSLAFLDIDVADGKTYSLALELRLRHVPFVFVSGANRDDAPDGLAEERLVPKPFAAREITQQLEALAREADGEAN; encoded by the coding sequence ATGCGTATACTCATCGTCGAGGACGAACCGGTGATCGCGCTCGAAATCGAGGCGATCGTGCTCGATCGGCTGCCGGACGCCGAGATCAGCATCGCGACGTCGGTCAAGGCGGCCTTCGAGGTGATCGACGACACCGTGTCGCTGGCGTTTCTCGACATCGACGTCGCGGACGGCAAGACCTATTCGCTCGCGCTGGAGCTTCGCCTGCGGCACGTGCCGTTCGTCTTCGTCTCGGGCGCGAACCGGGACGACGCGCCTGACGGCCTTGCCGAAGAGCGGCTCGTGCCAAAGCCCTTTGCCGCACGTGAGATTACACAGCAGCTCGAAGCCCTGGCGCGCGAGGCGGACGGCGAGGCGAACTGA
- a CDS encoding ATP-grasp domain-containing protein has product MRVFVCEFVTGGGLCDEPLPPSLSREGQLMRDALVHDLCDLGLEVLTTHDVRTRPPFGADSLPVTAGDDVWSIWAGVAATADVAWLIAPETAGLLARLTRLARGAGATVVGPDDDTIRIASSKSATVSKLAPFVLTPATWAPGAVPRRTAGPFVAKPDCGAGCEATLLFDAVPKKSELPKGHIVQRFVAGEPASLTVLRANGRTRLLCANRQRVVVENGVFRFRGVGVAAVKDQDGRLAATAEAVVAALPGLAGIFGIDIVLGADGPVVIEVNPRLTTAYAGLRDALGLNPASLAPPFAPATAASPSLVPRHVEIAL; this is encoded by the coding sequence TTGCGCGTCTTCGTCTGTGAGTTCGTGACCGGCGGCGGCCTGTGCGACGAGCCGCTGCCGCCCTCGCTGTCGCGCGAGGGCCAGCTGATGCGCGACGCGCTGGTTCACGACCTCTGCGATCTCGGGCTCGAGGTCCTGACGACCCATGACGTTCGCACGCGCCCGCCATTCGGCGCGGACAGCCTGCCGGTCACGGCGGGCGACGACGTCTGGTCGATATGGGCGGGCGTCGCCGCGACCGCGGATGTCGCATGGCTGATCGCGCCGGAGACCGCGGGACTGCTCGCGCGGCTGACGCGACTCGCGCGCGGGGCCGGCGCGACGGTCGTCGGGCCCGATGACGACACGATCCGCATCGCTTCGTCCAAATCCGCGACCGTCTCGAAGCTCGCGCCCTTCGTGCTGACCCCGGCGACATGGGCGCCGGGCGCCGTTCCGCGCAGGACCGCCGGCCCGTTCGTCGCGAAGCCCGACTGCGGGGCCGGCTGCGAGGCGACGCTTCTGTTCGACGCTGTCCCGAAGAAATCGGAGCTTCCGAAAGGCCACATCGTCCAGCGCTTCGTCGCGGGCGAGCCCGCGAGCCTGACGGTGCTGCGCGCCAACGGACGCACGCGGCTGCTTTGCGCCAACCGGCAGCGCGTCGTGGTCGAGAACGGCGTGTTCCGCTTCCGCGGCGTCGGCGTCGCCGCCGTCAAGGACCAGGACGGCCGGCTGGCCGCGACAGCCGAGGCCGTCGTCGCCGCGTTGCCCGGCCTCGCCGGCATCTTCGGGATCGACATCGTGCTCGGGGCTGACGGCCCGGTCGTGATCGAGGTCAACCCGCGCCTGACCACGGCTTATGCGGGCCTCCGCGACGCGCTCGGCCTCAATCCGGCGTCGCTCGCCCCGCCCTTCGCGCCGGCGACCGCAGCCTCGCCCTCGCTTGTCCCGCGCCACGTCGAGATCGCGTTGTGA
- a CDS encoding HAD-IA family hydrolase: MPLEALIFDVDGTLAETEETHRAALNATFKDFGLNWEWDQATYRRLLHIMGGKERLLHFIEFDGPDDAERGFNALDEMHAAKNRHYGAFVREGAVKLRPGVERLLHEARAAGLKLAIATTTSARNVEALLTATLGTDGPALFDAIAAGDEAAAKKPAPDIYLLAIERLGVDPMAAVAFEDTLHGLKSARSAGLKCLVTPSFYSDDQNFSGAIAVFDNLGEADAPARHMAGAGAGETLVTVDFLRTLVA, encoded by the coding sequence ATGCCGCTCGAGGCGCTGATCTTCGACGTCGACGGCACGCTCGCCGAGACGGAGGAGACGCACCGCGCCGCGCTGAACGCCACCTTCAAGGATTTCGGCCTCAACTGGGAATGGGACCAGGCGACCTACCGGCGCCTGCTCCACATCATGGGCGGCAAGGAACGGCTGCTGCACTTCATCGAGTTCGACGGGCCCGACGACGCCGAACGCGGCTTCAACGCGCTCGACGAGATGCACGCCGCCAAGAACCGCCATTACGGCGCCTTCGTGCGCGAGGGCGCGGTGAAGCTCAGGCCCGGGGTCGAACGGCTGCTGCACGAGGCCCGTGCGGCGGGCCTGAAGCTCGCGATCGCGACCACCACGAGCGCCAGAAACGTCGAGGCGCTGCTGACCGCGACGCTGGGGACCGACGGCCCTGCCCTGTTCGACGCGATCGCGGCCGGCGACGAAGCCGCGGCCAAGAAGCCCGCGCCCGATATCTACCTGCTCGCGATCGAGCGGCTCGGCGTCGACCCGATGGCCGCTGTCGCCTTCGAGGACACGCTGCACGGCCTGAAATCCGCAAGGTCGGCCGGGCTCAAATGCCTCGTGACGCCGAGCTTCTACAGCGACGACCAGAACTTCAGCGGCGCCATCGCCGTGTTCGACAATCTGGGCGAGGCCGACGCGCCGGCGCGGCATATGGCGGGAGCCGGCGCAGGCGAGACGCTGGTGACGGTGGATTTCCTGCGAACTCTGGTCGCATGA
- a CDS encoding HisA/HisF-related TIM barrel protein → MDVIPVIDLMGGEVVHARKGERAAYAPIQSRIATGSGPLAIVGALMGLAPFRRLYVADIDAIRGGRGHDGTIQAIQAAHPDVEIWVDRGETDVESLTDRRADGETSVIGTESFEDSRTLSHALRASGGVLSLDHDAAEPIGPQEIHRDPSLWPRRVIVMTLARVGAGEGPDVARLAEIVAKAGGREVYAAGGVRGPADLAMLAAMGVAGALVASALHDGRISPKELQALLEA, encoded by the coding sequence GTGGACGTCATTCCGGTCATCGACCTGATGGGCGGCGAGGTGGTGCATGCCCGCAAGGGCGAGCGCGCCGCCTACGCGCCGATTCAGTCAAGAATTGCAACAGGTTCCGGCCCGCTCGCGATTGTCGGGGCGCTGATGGGGCTCGCGCCGTTCCGGCGGCTCTACGTCGCCGACATCGACGCGATCCGCGGCGGGCGCGGACATGACGGGACGATCCAGGCGATCCAGGCGGCGCATCCGGACGTCGAGATCTGGGTCGACCGCGGCGAGACCGACGTCGAGTCGCTCACGGACCGCCGCGCCGACGGCGAGACCTCGGTGATCGGCACGGAATCCTTTGAAGACTCAAGGACTTTGTCGCATGCGCTGAGAGCCTCCGGCGGCGTGCTCTCGCTCGACCACGACGCCGCCGAGCCGATCGGTCCGCAGGAAATCCATCGCGATCCGTCGCTCTGGCCGCGCCGGGTCATCGTGATGACGCTGGCCCGCGTCGGGGCGGGCGAGGGGCCCGACGTCGCGCGCCTGGCGGAAATCGTCGCGAAGGCCGGCGGCAGGGAGGTCTATGCGGCCGGCGGGGTCCGCGGGCCGGCCGACCTGGCCATGCTGGCCGCTATGGGCGTCGCCGGCGCGCTGGTCGCGAGCGCGCTGCACGACGGCCGGATCAGCCCGAAAGAGCTTCAGGCCCTGCTTGAAGCTTAG
- the folK gene encoding 2-amino-4-hydroxy-6-hydroxymethyldihydropteridine diphosphokinase produces the protein MREIGLGFGSNVGDKVDNVRRAIARVFAGPEFEFVVASSIWRTAPWGYLDQDWFANACAVGRTSLTPEDALTFTQSVEEELGREQTFRWGPRVIDVDILYLGETRLSSERLIIPHKEMMNRAFVLAPLAEVRPDLVFDDRSVREAAEAMGEQGFSRLAPPWRPDQG, from the coding sequence ATGCGCGAGATCGGTCTCGGCTTCGGCAGCAATGTCGGCGACAAGGTCGATAACGTCCGCCGCGCGATCGCCCGCGTGTTCGCTGGACCGGAGTTCGAGTTCGTCGTCGCCTCGTCGATCTGGCGCACCGCGCCATGGGGCTATCTCGACCAGGACTGGTTCGCCAACGCCTGCGCGGTCGGGCGCACGTCGCTGACGCCCGAGGACGCTTTGACCTTCACGCAGAGCGTCGAGGAAGAGCTCGGCCGCGAACAGACGTTCCGCTGGGGGCCGCGCGTGATCGACGTCGACATCCTCTATCTCGGCGAGACCAGGCTGTCCTCCGAGCGGCTGATCATCCCGCACAAGGAAATGATGAACCGCGCATTCGTGCTGGCGCCGTTGGCCGAGGTCCGCCCGGACCTCGTCTTCGACGACCGATCCGTGCGGGAGGCCGCGGAAGCGATGGGCGAACAGGGATTCTCCAGGCTCGCCCCGCCGTGGCGTCCGGATCAAGGCTGA
- a CDS encoding class 1 fructose-bisphosphatase, producing the protein MAEPLTLEAYLDQWAAGDAARGDVGKTVLAMCVAAREIAAIVGRGALEGDMAAAIGGNAGGDTQKALDLRTHDITIEALKAAPVARVGSEEADDVAVLDEAAPLAVAMDPLDGSSNIETNVSIGTLFGVLPHVGEDTFLQPGSKQLAAGFVVYGPATALVLTVGAGTQIFMLERGSDRFLRTHADVRIAETTKEYAINQSNVRHWDAATKGYIDDCLAGETGPRSKNFNMRWVGSLVADVFRILIRGGVYLYPGDRREGYGSGRLRLVYECNPIAMVAEQAGGKATDGKTRILDLTPQKLHARCALVVGSAEEVDRFGGYYGKPASKGGSSPLFAKRGLFLA; encoded by the coding sequence TTGGCCGAGCCCTTGACCCTCGAGGCCTATCTCGACCAGTGGGCCGCCGGCGACGCCGCACGCGGCGATGTCGGGAAGACCGTTCTGGCGATGTGCGTGGCCGCGCGCGAGATCGCCGCGATCGTCGGACGCGGCGCGCTCGAAGGCGACATGGCCGCCGCGATCGGCGGCAACGCCGGCGGAGACACCCAGAAGGCGCTCGACCTGCGCACCCACGACATCACGATCGAGGCGCTGAAGGCCGCGCCGGTCGCGCGTGTCGGCTCCGAGGAGGCCGACGACGTCGCGGTGCTGGACGAGGCCGCGCCGCTCGCGGTCGCGATGGACCCGCTCGACGGCTCGTCGAACATCGAGACCAACGTGTCGATCGGCACCCTGTTCGGCGTGCTGCCGCATGTCGGCGAGGACACCTTCCTGCAGCCGGGCTCGAAACAGCTCGCCGCCGGCTTCGTGGTCTACGGGCCCGCGACCGCGCTGGTGCTGACTGTCGGGGCCGGCACGCAGATCTTCATGCTGGAGCGTGGCTCCGACCGGTTCCTGCGCACCCATGCCGACGTCAGGATCGCCGAGACCACCAAGGAATACGCCATCAACCAGTCGAACGTCCGGCACTGGGACGCCGCCACCAAGGGCTATATCGACGACTGCCTCGCCGGCGAGACCGGGCCGCGGTCCAAGAACTTCAACATGCGCTGGGTCGGCTCGCTGGTGGCGGACGTGTTCCGCATCCTGATCCGCGGCGGCGTGTATCTCTACCCCGGCGACCGCCGCGAGGGTTACGGCTCGGGCCGCCTCCGGCTGGTCTACGAGTGCAATCCGATCGCCATGGTCGCCGAGCAGGCCGGCGGCAAGGCGACCGACGGCAAGACCCGCATCCTCGATCTCACGCCCCAGAAGCTGCACGCCCGCTGCGCGCTGGTCGTCGGATCGGCCGAGGAGGTCGACCGTTTCGGCGGCTATTACGGCAAGCCCGCCTCGAAGGGCGGCTCCTCGCCGCTGTTCGCGAAGCGCGGGCTGTTCCTGGCCTGA
- the folB gene encoding dihydroneopterin aldolase, producing the protein MSDRIFIRGIQVHAYHGVFEEENRLGQKFHFDVDYWVDAQPYAQTDDYSHAVSYADVHDAVIEVAKGPIIKLIETLAERIAALLLERFPSISQVRVEVHKPGAPIIGVFSDVGVEIIRRRAGT; encoded by the coding sequence ATGAGCGATCGCATCTTCATACGCGGCATTCAGGTTCACGCGTATCATGGCGTCTTCGAAGAAGAAAATCGCCTTGGTCAGAAGTTTCACTTCGACGTCGACTATTGGGTCGACGCGCAGCCTTACGCGCAGACCGACGACTACAGCCACGCCGTCTCCTACGCCGACGTCCACGACGCGGTGATCGAGGTCGCCAAGGGGCCGATCATCAAGCTCATCGAGACGCTGGCGGAGCGCATCGCGGCGCTGCTGCTCGAGCGCTTTCCGTCGATCAGCCAGGTGCGGGTCGAGGTCCACAAGCCCGGCGCGCCGATCATCGGCGTGTTCTCCGACGTCGGGGTCGAGATCATCCGCCGCCGGGCCGGGACCTGA